A stretch of Microbulbifer sp. SAOS-129_SWC DNA encodes these proteins:
- the hypE gene encoding hydrogenase expression/formation protein HypE — MNDTLSERDTGRLARGQPARGRVDLSHGSGGRAMRELVDAVFLSAFGQPQAAELEDQARIALAELAKVGDRLAFTTDSYVVDPLFFPGGDIGALAVNGTVNDLAVGGAVPLQLSCAVIIEEGFALADLLRIAASMARAAARAGVRIVTGDTKVVPRGAADKLFINTSGIGVIPAGVQVAAAQARPGDRILVNNFIGDHGVAILSARDDLALQVPVKSDTRPLHGLVRALLDACPVHCLRDATRGGLATVLNEFAESAGVAMFLDEVTLPVHDEVRGVSEILGLDPLYYANEGVLVAVVPGEHAERALAAMRAHPAGANAVMIGEVAEAPAGRVVMRSAFGGERIVDMLVGEQLPRIC; from the coding sequence ATGAATGACACCCTGTCCGAACGCGATACCGGGCGCCTGGCACGCGGGCAGCCGGCACGTGGCCGCGTTGACCTGTCGCACGGCAGCGGCGGTCGCGCCATGCGCGAGTTGGTCGACGCGGTCTTTCTGTCGGCATTCGGCCAACCGCAGGCGGCGGAACTGGAAGACCAGGCGCGAATTGCGCTGGCCGAACTGGCTAAGGTCGGCGACCGGCTGGCATTCACCACCGATTCGTATGTGGTGGATCCGCTGTTTTTTCCCGGCGGCGATATCGGTGCGCTGGCGGTAAACGGCACCGTGAACGACCTGGCCGTGGGCGGTGCGGTGCCGCTGCAGCTGTCCTGCGCCGTGATCATCGAAGAGGGCTTTGCGCTGGCGGACCTGCTGCGTATCGCTGCCTCTATGGCGCGGGCGGCGGCGCGCGCCGGGGTGCGCATCGTTACCGGCGATACCAAGGTGGTGCCCCGGGGCGCTGCCGACAAGCTGTTTATCAACACCAGTGGTATCGGTGTTATCCCCGCCGGGGTACAGGTGGCCGCGGCGCAGGCGCGCCCCGGCGACAGGATTCTGGTGAACAATTTTATTGGTGACCACGGTGTGGCGATTCTCTCCGCCCGCGACGACCTGGCCCTGCAGGTGCCGGTGAAAAGCGATACCCGCCCGCTGCACGGCCTGGTGCGCGCGCTGCTCGACGCCTGCCCGGTGCACTGCCTGCGCGATGCTACCCGTGGCGGCCTCGCAACGGTGCTGAACGAATTTGCCGAGAGTGCCGGCGTCGCCATGTTTCTCGACGAAGTCACCCTCCCGGTACATGACGAAGTGCGCGGTGTGTCGGAGATCCTCGGCCTGGATCCGCTCTACTACGCCAACGAGGGGGTGCTGGTCGCGGTGGTACCAGGCGAGCACGCCGAGCGCGCGCTGGCGGCGATGCGCGCACATCCGGCGGGGGCCAACGCGGTAATGATCGGCGAGGTGGCCGAGGCACCGGCGGGACGCGTGGTCATGCGCAGCGCTTTCGGTGGCGAGCGCATCGTCGACATGCTGGTGGGTGAACAACTGCCGAGGATCTGCTGA
- the hypD gene encoding hydrogenase formation protein HypD — translation MRFIEEFRDPHRARVLLARIEQLAAQLPRRRPLQLMEVCGGHTHAIFRYGIEQLLPRNIELVHGPGCPVCVLPMGRVDDCVALAEHPNVIFTTFGDAMRVPGSRKSLLQARADGADVRMVYSPEDALKIARDNPAREVVFFALGFETTMPSTALTVLRALEEGIDNFSVFCNHITIIPTIKAILDSPDIRLDGFLGPGHVSMVIGSAPYEFICHHYRKPLVIAGFEPLDILHSIYLLLCQLVEGRCEVENQYRRVVAAGGNDAALQAVARVFELREFFEWRGLGSIDHSGVRLRGEFAHFDAERRFSVPNLKIADPKSCQCGEVLKGAIKPWQCKVFGSACTPKTPLGSLMVSSEGACAAVHSYGRLDLIRARELREESA, via the coding sequence ATGAGGTTTATCGAGGAGTTTCGCGATCCGCACAGGGCGCGCGTGCTGCTTGCCCGGATCGAGCAACTGGCTGCGCAGTTGCCGCGCCGGCGACCGCTGCAGCTGATGGAAGTCTGCGGCGGCCACACCCACGCCATCTTCCGCTACGGTATCGAGCAGCTGCTGCCGCGCAATATCGAGCTGGTGCACGGCCCCGGCTGTCCGGTGTGTGTACTGCCGATGGGGCGGGTGGACGACTGCGTGGCATTGGCGGAACACCCGAATGTGATCTTCACGACGTTCGGCGACGCCATGCGCGTACCCGGCTCGCGCAAGAGCCTGTTGCAGGCGCGCGCCGACGGTGCCGATGTGCGTATGGTCTATTCGCCGGAAGACGCCCTGAAAATTGCCCGCGACAACCCGGCGCGCGAAGTGGTGTTCTTTGCCCTGGGCTTCGAGACCACCATGCCGTCCACGGCGCTGACGGTGCTACGTGCGCTGGAAGAGGGCATCGATAACTTCTCGGTGTTCTGCAATCACATCACCATCATCCCCACCATCAAGGCAATTCTCGATTCGCCCGATATCCGCCTGGACGGATTTCTGGGACCCGGCCACGTGAGCATGGTCATCGGCAGTGCGCCCTATGAATTTATCTGTCACCACTATCGTAAACCGTTGGTGATCGCGGGTTTTGAGCCGCTGGATATCCTGCACTCGATCTACCTGCTGCTGTGCCAGCTGGTGGAAGGTCGCTGCGAAGTGGAAAACCAGTACCGGCGCGTGGTCGCCGCCGGCGGCAACGACGCCGCGCTGCAGGCGGTGGCGCGGGTGTTCGAGCTGCGCGAGTTTTTCGAGTGGCGCGGGCTGGGCTCCATCGACCATTCCGGAGTGCGCCTGCGCGGCGAATTTGCGCATTTTGATGCCGAGCGGCGCTTTTCGGTACCCAACCTGAAAATTGCCGACCCCAAGTCCTGCCAGTGCGGCGAAGTATTGAAAGGCGCAATCAAACCCTGGCAGTGCAAGGTCTTCGGCAGTGCCTGCACGCCGAAAACGCCGCTGGGTTCGCTGATGGTTTCCAGCGAGGGCGCCTGCGCGGCGGTGCACAGCTACGGGCGCCTGGACCTGATCCGTGCCCGTGAATTGCGGGAGGAAAGCGCATGA
- a CDS encoding SIS domain-containing protein → MKDHLQELYPFLHGRERRVTAMDEALQWSLQQKARDGLRIKMQFFSRCAEDLVSVAHTMAERFRRGGCLLCMGNGGSSCDAAHLAVEFLHPVTAGRPALPAVDLGASNATLTALANDVGVEQIYLRQVAALGDSDDVLVGFSTSGNSANLLEAFARAWEMGIATVALAGGDGGVMARSPYIDHCLVVPSDSVHRIQETHLACYHILWDLVHTLLADSRGDLQPGGEAAG, encoded by the coding sequence ATGAAGGATCATTTGCAGGAACTCTATCCGTTCCTGCACGGTCGCGAGCGCCGCGTCACCGCGATGGATGAGGCGCTGCAGTGGTCGCTACAGCAGAAGGCGCGCGATGGCCTGCGCATCAAGATGCAGTTCTTCAGTCGCTGCGCCGAGGATCTGGTGAGCGTGGCGCACACCATGGCGGAGCGCTTTCGTCGCGGTGGCTGTCTGCTGTGCATGGGCAATGGCGGTTCCAGTTGCGATGCCGCACACCTCGCGGTGGAGTTCCTGCACCCGGTGACCGCCGGGCGGCCGGCGCTACCGGCGGTGGACCTGGGAGCCAGCAATGCCACCCTGACGGCGTTGGCCAACGACGTGGGGGTCGAGCAGATCTACCTGCGGCAGGTGGCGGCGCTGGGCGATAGCGACGATGTACTGGTGGGGTTTTCCACCAGCGGCAATTCCGCCAACCTGCTGGAGGCCTTTGCCCGCGCCTGGGAGATGGGCATCGCCACCGTCGCGCTCGCCGGTGGCGACGGCGGTGTCATGGCGCGGTCGCCCTACATTGACCACTGCCTGGTGGTGCCGAGTGACAGCGTGCACCGCATCCAGGAGACCCATCTGGCCTGTTACCACATCCTCTGGGATCTGGTGCATACCCTGCTGGCCGACAGTCGCGGGGACCTGCAGCCGGGCGGTGAGGCGGCGGGATGA
- a CDS encoding HypC/HybG/HupF family hydrogenase formation chaperone: MCVGIPAQVVEIVDAHTDTALVEICGVRRAVNIACVVSDTRSHAQCLGDWVLVHVGFAMSRLDPREAEATLALLRELGEMEDAMSALESTPGGSENGTLKESHR; encoded by the coding sequence ATGTGTGTAGGGATTCCCGCGCAGGTTGTCGAGATCGTCGACGCGCACACGGATACCGCACTGGTGGAGATCTGTGGTGTGCGGCGCGCGGTCAACATCGCCTGTGTGGTGAGCGATACGCGCAGTCATGCCCAGTGCCTCGGCGACTGGGTACTGGTGCATGTCGGGTTTGCCATGAGCCGGCTGGATCCGCGTGAGGCGGAGGCGACCCTGGCCCTGTTGCGAGAGCTGGGTGAGATGGAAGACGCCATGTCGGCCCTCGAGTCGACACCGGGCGGCAGTGAAAATGGAACTTTGAAGGAGAGCCACCGATGA